The following coding sequences lie in one Cyanobacterium sp. Dongsha4 genomic window:
- a CDS encoding cation:proton antiporter encodes MDGSFTLTLQIVITVVAGISAQVLGEFFKIPSIVFLLIFGIAIGRDGLELLHPELLGSGLEVLVALSVAIILFEGGLNLELNKIGQVSGSIRNLVTIGTLITFLGGGMAAHWFAEFPWQIAFLYASLVVVTGPTVVGPLLKQVTVDKRVATLLEGEGVLIDPVGAILAVVVLNTILNQSANSLEIVSGLLLRLSFGAILGGISGWLLGTFQKKANFLGDDLKNLVVLAGVWGTFGLSQMIISESGLMATVTAGIVLRAAGIPEERLLLRFKGQLTTLGVSVLFILLAADLSIASIFALGWGSVVTVLILMFAVRPLSILLCTWGNGMNWRQKFFLAWVAPRGIVSASVASLFAILLTQNGINGGSSIKGLVFLTIMMTVFLQGLTAGAIARLLKITLDQASGAMIVGCNPLGRLIASLIQGEGESVVLIDTDKEDCERAKQDNLSVYESSALDHELLEKAGIDSFGTFIALTTNADVNLMITQRALEEFSPPRLFAVFPNDEENKIKTNKQKINQAFISKLSVKDWNQYLKEGQFKLGKTIIKPQVELQTVHLNTMINSGELLPLLLKRKGKLQIVSAGEEWQPNDEIIYLLHDSRPQLLKQLSGNTVSSRFSLSQLPEVEEIPIATLMKVVS; translated from the coding sequence ATGGATGGATCATTTACTCTTACCCTACAAATAGTAATTACTGTTGTAGCGGGGATTAGCGCTCAAGTATTAGGGGAATTTTTTAAAATCCCTAGTATTGTTTTCCTGCTAATTTTCGGAATTGCGATCGGTCGAGATGGTTTAGAGTTACTACATCCAGAATTACTAGGCTCAGGATTAGAAGTGTTAGTTGCCCTTTCCGTTGCCATTATTTTATTTGAAGGGGGCTTAAATTTAGAGTTAAATAAAATCGGACAAGTATCAGGAAGTATCCGTAATTTAGTAACTATCGGCACTCTCATTACCTTTCTGGGAGGGGGGATGGCGGCTCATTGGTTTGCAGAATTTCCTTGGCAAATAGCCTTTTTATATGCCTCGTTGGTGGTGGTGACAGGTCCTACGGTAGTCGGTCCACTACTTAAGCAAGTTACAGTGGATAAAAGAGTTGCCACTTTATTGGAAGGAGAGGGGGTATTAATTGACCCTGTTGGTGCTATTTTAGCAGTGGTGGTATTGAATACGATTCTTAACCAATCGGCAAACTCCTTAGAAATTGTTTCTGGTTTGTTGTTACGTCTTAGTTTTGGGGCAATTTTGGGGGGAATTAGTGGTTGGTTATTAGGCACTTTTCAAAAAAAAGCGAATTTCCTTGGTGATGATTTAAAAAATCTCGTGGTTTTAGCGGGGGTTTGGGGTACTTTTGGACTTTCTCAAATGATTATTAGTGAGTCTGGATTAATGGCAACTGTTACCGCAGGTATCGTTTTAAGGGCGGCGGGGATTCCTGAAGAAAGATTGTTATTGAGATTTAAAGGGCAGTTAACAACTTTAGGAGTATCGGTTTTATTTATTCTTTTAGCGGCGGATTTATCTATTGCTAGTATTTTTGCCCTTGGTTGGGGTAGTGTTGTCACGGTTTTAATTTTAATGTTTGCAGTGCGCCCGTTAAGTATTTTGCTTTGTACTTGGGGTAATGGCATGAATTGGCGACAAAAGTTCTTTTTAGCTTGGGTTGCGCCCCGTGGTATTGTTTCTGCCTCTGTTGCTTCTTTATTTGCTATTTTACTTACTCAAAATGGGATTAATGGTGGAAGTTCCATTAAGGGTTTAGTATTCTTAACTATTATGATGACTGTTTTTTTACAGGGATTGACAGCAGGTGCGATCGCACGATTGTTAAAGATTACTTTAGATCAAGCCTCTGGAGCGATGATTGTCGGTTGTAATCCTTTAGGAAGATTAATTGCCAGTTTAATTCAGGGCGAGGGAGAATCAGTAGTTTTAATTGATACAGATAAAGAAGATTGTGAGAGGGCAAAACAAGATAATCTCTCAGTCTATGAAAGTAGTGCATTAGATCATGAATTATTAGAAAAAGCGGGGATAGATTCTTTTGGTACTTTTATCGCTTTAACTACGAATGCAGATGTTAATTTAATGATTACTCAAAGGGCATTGGAAGAATTTTCTCCACCTCGATTATTTGCAGTATTTCCCAATGATGAGGAAAACAAAATCAAAACGAATAAACAAAAAATTAATCAAGCATTCATTTCTAAATTATCCGTTAAAGATTGGAATCAGTATCTCAAAGAAGGACAATTTAAACTGGGTAAAACCATTATCAAACCTCAAGTTGAGTTACAAACAGTGCATTTGAATACCATGATTAATTCAGGGGAATTATTACCTCTGTTGTTGAAAAGAAAAGGCAAATTGCAAATTGTGAGTGCAGGGGAAGAATGGCAACCCAATGATGAGATTATTTATTTACTTCACGACTCTCGCCCTCAACTTTTAAAACAACTGTCGGGAAATACTGTTTCTTCTCGCTTTAGTCTTAGCCAGTTACCAGAAGTGGAGGAAATCCCCATTGCAACTTTGATGAAAGTAGTTAGTTAA